The Theileria equi strain WA chromosome 2 map unlocalized gcontig_1105316255037, whole genome shotgun sequence genomic sequence AATGCTTCTCTAGTACTCACTAGTTTCGGACAGAGTATGAGTACCTCCTTTTACCATTGTACTTGCCTTACTAACAAGTGAATCTAGGTCAATCTCACTCCATGCTCCGCCtactttctcaaagtatttaAACTTCTCATTACCATTGTCATCGATTTCTAGGTAGAGAACCACTTCATTTCCACTTGTATAAGATCCCGCTAATAGGcacttttcatctccagaagattTCCACAGTTCCCTATCACCGTCAACAACAGATGTTACGTGGCAGTCCTCTACGCAATATTCCTTGAATACTACTCCATTGccatttttgatatttgTCTTTAACTTTGGCTCATCTGTATTGGCAAGATCAATGGTTCCATCAACATTTCCAGCTGACTCAGTAACTGGAGCAACAGTTTCCTTTGTACTGACAGGATCGTCTTTACAATGACAAACACGTAGTATCGACAAGACAAAAAGAGTAGAAAATACCACAACGACCTTCATTTTATTGCGATAAAACTTAGGAAGAATAAACATTCATCTGGGGCATTAGgatttccattcttgataATGGACATGCATTTCAGTCCACCAGATGGATTAACAGGTCTAAAATTTGGATATAGGTAATTTCCATAATTCTCAAGTTTTTTGGTAGTTGCTTTGGATGACTGAGACTTGTTCTTGTTGGGATTAGAAATGCCTGAGTGGAGGATTAGGCGACTTTTTAGTGGGAAGGTCATAGTTTAAGAGTATTCTTCCACAATTCTTGATCATCTAATGACCAAAAAATTTCCATATTGCTCAGAGTTGCATGAATGCTTATTTCCTATCTCGAGAGTAAAGCTGTGAGATGGCAGGAATTGAATCACTAAGATTCAGCCAGGTAACCTCACAAGAGTAGAATACAGAACAAacaactaacatgaaacaaaaacaaaccaacaaattaagaccaactactcagtaccaaagctagtatctccatagagtctcaaatctgcctaacccaaggatctcctttaaagttttggtATAACTTATAACCCTTATATCCCAAGAAGCCAGTTAATCCGGATCCTGCAGAAGTAGCAAAAAAGTATCCAATAGTAGCAACAAAAGGAACTTCAAGAAGTCCACCAGTAGAACGTGCAGGAGCTCCAGCGGCAGGTGATGGAGATTGAGTAGTAGGAGCTGGGTCAGATTGGAGAGAATGTTCATTACGTTGAACCTGAGTAGtaggagattcttcaggAACAGTACTAGCAGAACCTAGTCCACTACCAACTCCGGGAAGAGTACCTTCAGTATGAGCACCTCCACCTTGAAAATCAGCAGGGTATTCCGGAGAATTACCAGAGGTAATGGGTACATCCGGGAATTCTCCAACGATGGTACTACTACCAGAAATAGATCCTCGAGCACCAGTTGAAATTGTAGGTGGTTCAAGAGATATTGTAGGTACAGAGGCAGTATAAAATCCTTGAAGATCACCTTTAGGGGGTGACTCAATAGAAATAGCAATCATAGGAGATTCTTTAGGTCCAGTAGGTCTAGCAGGACCACCAGCACCGAACACTGGAGATGAGGGTTGAGTAGGCTCTTTACATGTTTTATACTGTGAACATCCACTTGCATTCTGTAGTGCATCTCTAAGCTTTGTCCATTCGTTACAgttttgtatattatctGGAGATTTATCCAGTCCATTAGAAACTATGATCCACTTAGAATCGTCATCACTAGATTTGTCTTTCTGATACCAACCTGTAACGTTGCCTTGTCCACCACTATATTCCACACAGATAAGAACTGGCTCATTCCCTCCACAGTAGAAAACATAAACACTAACAGGACCTGTGATATATGGAGTTAAACCGGTAAATTTGATGTATTTTCTTGTGGTATCCTGAGTATAACTGTGTGGAG encodes the following:
- a CDS encoding signal peptide containing protein (encoded by transcript BEWA_040280A) → MFILPKFYRNKMKVVVVFSTLFVLSILRVCHCKDDPVSTKETVAPVTESAGNVDGTIDLANTDEPKLKTNIKNGNGVVFKEYCVEDCHVTSVVDGDRELWKSSGDEKCLLAGSYTSGNEVVLYLEIDDNGNEKFKYFEKVGGAWSEIDLDSLVSKASTMVKGGTHTLSETSEY